The genome window CTGGCGGTCAACGGACATTCTTAACTTTGCGCCAGTCAGCATCTTCTCTCAGATGACCCTACCCCCATAAAAAAAGCACCCCCAAATGGGGGTGCAGTCGCTAGGCATGGGGCGTTGCGTTAAGCAGCACGCAGGGTGATATCTCCTCTGTTGAGACGGTCGAAAAGGACGGATAGGTTAACGGCGCTTTGGATCAGCCTTTGGCGCAGGTCTCTGCGCTGGCCGCTACCACCCAATGACACGCTTGCCCGAAGGCAGACGGTGCGGGGCGGCTCGGACGGATGGCGCATGTAGGTCACTTCGACCATCGCCTCGACCCTACCGAAATCGCGAGCGTAATGAACCTTGCGAAAACGTGCCTCAGAAACGGTATAACGTACTGGGGGTTCACTGGGAGTATGGAAAACGTTAACGGGATCAAAGCTGCGTCTGCGCCGGATAATGTCACCTGCGGTAAGGTGCATGATGGGGACAGATGAATCTTGTACGGTGGGGCGGTTGTGCATGTCTGATCCTTCTCTCAAGCGTCGTTTGTTATATCTTCCCTTCTTATGAGCAGTCGCTTTGCCTCAATGGAACCAAGGCCCCCCAAGATGTATACATGTTGTCGAGCCCAATTAAGGCAAGAATAAGGCGACAATTGGCCGAGAATGTGGCAATAGCATAGTTTTTCGATTTTCTGCGCTGAAACCTATGCAAATAAACGTTTTACTAACCTTTTTCCTGCTCAAGCAGCCAGCCTTCCTGAAGCTGATTCTCGATTGCCTCAGAGAAGTGTTTTCGAACCAAGGCGATAGCTTTAGCAGCGGGAAGGCCAGCTCCCATCAACAACCATGCCGCAACAAGCCCGCTGCGCCCTGCCCCATATTGGCAAGACAGTGCAACGGTCTCTCCCGCATCCAGCGCACGCTCAAATCGGGTTCTGTGGTCGGGCCATTCACGTAGGAATGCATCCCCCGGAACGTGAAAATCTATGATTGCTGAAAAATATACATGCAGTCCAACCCGCTGAGATATAACCTTAATTAATTGAAAAGCACCCTCTGGCAGCTCTGCTTCTTCCGTTAAGACAAGCAATTGTCTGGCGCCTACATTGCGCAGTCCTTCGAGGGTTTCCGTCATCTGTTGCGGGTCGAGATAAGGCGTGCCACCCACCTCTGTTAGGAGCCCGGGAAAACCGGTCATCGCCAAGTACCCGCCCCGCGGGGTTGGGATGACAGCGCGGATTGAGGTGCCTTCAGCATCAAAACGAGGAGTATCTATTGGCATAGTGACATCCGAATAAGTTGAATATTTGTATCAATACCTGTATACATGTTAATTAAGCAAGAACGCGATTAAACCCGAGACGTGAGGCGAAGTTGAACCAGGTCAAATCCAGCCAAGCGATTGCCGAAACGCTGCGTGCAGACATCTGCCTGAATCGCGGTACCGAAGACGGGATGCTGCACGAAGTCGCCTTGGCGCAGCGCTTCGGCGTTTCGCGCACGCCCATCCGGCAAGCGCTTCAACGGCTCGCTTATGAGCGTATGATCGCGGTGAAATCCGGTGTTGGTTCGGTGATCACCCCATTGGAAGACGCCAAGCGCGCCGACGACATCCGCGCCGCCGTGGCGATCATTGAGGCTGCGGCCAAATGCGCGCCCTCTCACCCCGTGCCGCCTGTGCATTTTATGTCAATTGTCGGGATACTGGGGATGATGGATATTTGCGAACTGAACCGCGCTGAAGACTTCTTTGACATACGCGCCCGGCTTCTGGCGGCTTTAGCGGACATGATCGAAAACCCAATTCTCAGCGATGCATTCCGCGCCGCGTACTGGCGGTTGATCAGATGGACCATACTGGATCTGACCACTGCGCCTGAGCACCAAGCAGCTCACCTGCGCGAGCTTCTTCAATCCGCTGCACGTACAATGAAGACCGGAACATTGGCCGAAGGTTTTGCGCAGATTGCCGTGATCGAAGGCAGGCTTTCTCAGCCAAGCTAGGTGGCCACGCAAAAGCCCCGCTCAATAGAACGGGGCTTAATGCATCAAAAGGGAAGACGGCTTAAGAGGCGGCCATCATGCCCTTTTCTTTTGCCAAGTCGCGCATCCGTTTTTGCAGCTTTTCAAAAGCGCGGACCTCAATCTGGCGAATGCGTTCGCGGCTGACATCATACTGCGAAGAAAGGTCTTCCAATGTGACCGTCTCATCCGACAGGCGGCGTTGGGTCAGAATATCTTTCTCACGGTCGTTCAGCACATCCAATGCTTCGGCCAACATTTCGCGCCGTGTTTCCAGCTCATCCCTCTCGGCGTAGTCGCCCGCTTGGTCGGCATCTTCATCTTCCAGCCAATCCTGCCACTGCATCGTTCCTTCGCCTTCGGAACCGACGGTGGCATTCAGCGATGCATCGCCGCCTGACATACGCCGGTTCATGGAAACGACTTCGGCTTCGGTCACACCCAATTGGGTAGCAATCTCTGACACATTTTCAGGACGCAGATCGCCTTCTTCCAACGCGCCGATCTTGTTCTTGGCTTTGCGCAGGTTGAAAAACAGTTTCTTCTGTCCAGAAGTCGTACCCAGTTTCACCAGCGACCACGACCTCAGGATATATTCCTGGATCGATGCGCGGATCCACCACATCGCGTAGGTGGCAAGGCGGAAGCCCTTCTCAGGATCGAAACGCTTAACAGCTTGCATCAGGCCAACGTTCGCTTCCGAGATCACCTCAGCCTGCGGCAGGCCATAGCCCCGGTACCCCATCGCGATTTTCGCAGCGAGACGGAGGTGAGATGTCACCATCCTGTGGGCAGCTTCGGTGTCTTGTTCTTCGACCCAACGTTTGGCCAACATGTACTCTTCCTCAGGCTCCAACAGGGGGAACTTGCGGATCTCTTGCATATAGCGGTTCAACCCGCCTTCTGGTGTTGGTGCGGGCAGATTTGCATAATTTGCCATGTCTTGTCCCTTTCCTCAGTTCAACCGAGGCCTATGTTATTTCGCTTAACATACAATATGGGCGGCCCCCTTTATGCTTTCAAGACAGAAGCGTTCACGCTTTTGTTCAAGACTGCACAGTTTCTGTGAACAAAACGTAACCAACGTCGCAGCGGTTCCTTAGGGCAGCGGGGTCACGCCGATGGGTCCGATGGCCCCTCGCGAAGCATATCCAACAGCGCCGCCATATCCGGCGGCAAAGGTGCTTCGAAGCGAAGGTTCTCACCGGTCACGGGATGTTCAAACCCCAAAACCGCGGCATGCAGTGCCTGACGTGGGAAGGCGCGGATCGCGTCCGCTGTCGCCTCCGGCAAAGCCGCCTTGGCCAGCTTGCGCCGCCCGCCATAGGTCGCATCCCCGACCAACCCGTGCCCCGCATGGGACATGTGCACGCGAATCTGATGCGTGCGCCCTGTCTCTAACCAGCATTCCAGCAGCGCCAGAACCGACGGCGTGCCGAAACGTTCAATCGTGCGGGCACGTGTCACCGCGTGACGACCGCCCTGAAACAGCACCGCTTGGCGCTGCCTGTCGGTCTTGTGCCGCGCCAACTGTGTGGTCATGCGCAGGATGTTTCCCGCCTCAAATGATGCACCTTTGACCCCGCGCAGGCGCGGGTCATTGGCATCTGGCACACCGTAGACAAGCGTCTGGTAATACCGCTCAACAGTATGCTTCTCGAACTGCGCCGCCAGCCCATGATGCGCCGCGTCGGATTTGGCGACAACCAGCAGCCCGGTGGTATCCTTATCAATGCGGTGCACGATACCGGGCCGTTTCATGCCGCCCACACCCGAAAGATCGTCGCCGCAATGTGCAAGCAATGCATTAACCAAAGTGCCCGATGGCGAGCCCGGCGCGGGATGCACCACCATGCCAGCGGGTTTGTCGATCACGATCAGGTCGTCATCCTCAAACACCACCGACAGGGGAATATCTTCGGGCAGGATGTGGCTTTCCGCCGCTTCCTCAACGGAGATATGCACCACCTGACCTTCGGCCACTTTGGCGCGGGGGTCTTGCACCACTGCTCCGTCCACCGTCACGGCCCCCTCTTCGATCAACCGGCCCAACCGGGTGCGCGACAGGTTCGCTTCCTCTGGCACATCGCGGGCGAGCGCCTTATCAAGACGAGCGGGCGGGCTATCGCCCAGAATGAAATCAATGCGGCGGTGAGACATGGACACGGACAACCCTGATGAACCGGCGAACCTGCGGTTTCTGCGGCGGATGGTGACGGTATTGACCGTCGTGATGATTGGCGGGGTTCTAGTGCTGATCTTCGTGCTTGTCACCCGTCTGAGCGATCAAGGTCCGACAATGCCGCGCAGCATCACCCTGCCCGATGGCAGCAGCGCCCAAGCATTTACGCAAGGACGCGGCTGGTATGCGGTGGTGACGGACGCGGATGAAATCCTGATCTTTGACCAGTTGACCGGCGAATTGCGCCAGACGCTAGCGATCGAATAATCAGCCGCGGATCGTCTTGGCGAAGGTCGAATAGATCGGCTCGTTCGAGCAGATAATCTCGCCGTGTTGAAGGATGTTACGCTCAGGACGGATCGCCTCAACAAGGCCACCGGCCTCTTTGACGATCAACATACCTGCGGCCACATCCCACGGTTTCAAACGACGCTCCCAAAACCCATCGTAGCGGCCCGAAGCGACATAAGCGAGATCGAGCGAAGCAGCGCCCCAGCGGCGCACACCAGCGCAGACGGGCAAGAGACGGCCCAGATCCTTCAGCGTTTCGGGGAGATCGGCACGACCACCGAAAGGCAAGCCCGTAGCAAAGATCGATTCAATCATCCGGTGACGGCCGGACACGCGCAGGCGGCTTTCGTTCATCCATGCGCCGGTGCCTTTTTCGGCAAAGAACATCTCATCCTTGGCAGGGTCAAAAACCACACCAGCGACAATCTCACCCTTATGCTCCAACGCGATGGAGACGGCCCAATGCGGCAGACCGTGCAAGAAGTTGGTGGTGCCATCCAGTGGGTCGACGATCCAACGGCGTGTGGGATCTTGGCCCTCTTCCTCACCGCCCTCTTCGGCCAGCCAGCCGTAGGTCGGGCGCGCGCCCATCAGGTCGTCTTTGATGATCTTCTCGGCGCCAATGTCGGCTTTGGTCACGAAATCGCCCGCGCCTTTGACCGAGACCTGAAGGTTCTCGACCTCGCGGAAATCCTTGACCAATGCACGCCCCGCTTTGCGTGCCGCTTTGATCATGATGTTAAGATTCGCACTGCCGATCATTGTTCGCGCCCTTTGATGGATAAGGCGGGACGTATAGGGCGCAAGAGCGCAATTGCCAAGGGGGCAGAAATCCGCGCCGCCGATAGGCCTTGTGCAACGTGCGGGTTGTTTTCAGCAAAGGAAAGAACACCTTGGACCCGTAGCAATAAGCACGAAGGAAACCCCATGCCTGACCAAATGCAAAAAATCGTCCTCGCCAGCCGCCCAGATGGTGCGCCCACGCCCGAGAATTTCCGTCTGGAAAGCGCAGATTTGCCGCAACCCGGCGATGGCGAAATCTTGGTCGAAGTGCATTACATGTCGCTTGATCCTTATATGCGCGGTCGGATGGACGATGCGAAATCCTATGCCGCGCCGGTGCCCATAGGGGGGCTGATGGAAGGTGGCAGCGTCGGAAAGGTGATCGCCTCGAATGACCCGAGTTTTGCTGTCGGCGATTTTGCCTTTGGCGCGTTCGGTTGGGCCACCCACGGCGTTGCCCCGGCCAAGCAATGTCAAAAGGTGGATGCTGATGGCGTGCCAATCACCGCGTCGCTTGGCGTTTTGGGGATGCCGGGGCTGACAGGTTGGTATGGTTTGAATGACATCGGTCAGCCCAAAGAGGGTGAGACCCTCGTCGTGGCGGCGGCCACCGGGCCGGTCGGGTCCATTGTTGGGCAGTTGGCCAAGGCCAAAGGGCTGCGCACCGTCGGCATCGCGGGAGGAGCCGAGAAATGTGAGATAGCAACCCGCGATTTCGGTTTCGATGTCTGTCTGGACCATCGCGCCTATGACGATGCCAAATCCCTACGTGCCGCGCTGAAAGAAGCGGCCCCAAATGGGATCGACATCTATTACGAGAACGTCGGCGGCAAAGTGCTCGACGCGGTATTGCCGCTGATGAACGCGCATGGCCGTATCCCTCTTTGTGGCATGATCGCATGGTATAATGCGGGCGGGCTTGGTGCCGATGCCGAAGGTGCCGGACTTACCGCGCCGCGTCTGTGGCGCACGCTCTTGGTGAATTTCCTTACGGTACGCGGCTTTATCATCGCAAACCACTGGGACAAGATGCCCGAATTTCACCGCGAAGTGGCCCCTATGGTCGCCGATGGGCGTGTGAAGGTCAAAGAAGACATTACCGAGGGGCTGGAGAATGCACCTCAGGCATTTATCGACATGCTGAACGGTGGAAATACTGGAAAGGCTATTGTTAAGGTGAATTAACCACAGACGAGGCTGCATGCGTCGTTCCGCACTGCGGGACGGCGCATCGCCCCTCGGCCCTCCTCAGTTGCCTTAGGCCTGCTGCAATTTGCGTGCCTCCTGCCCGGCCAGTTTCAGTAACTCATTCATGAACGGCTTGCCCAAGTCATCCTTGCGCACCGCCGCGTAAAGCCTGCGCGTGATGCCCTGCGCCGTCAAAGGCCGCGTCACATAATCAGACGAATATTTCACCTCGCGCACCACCCAATCGGGCAAGACAGACACCCCCCTATTCGACGCCACCAACAGCAAAATCACCGCCGTCAGTTCCACCTGCCGGATCGCCGCAGGCTCGACCTTGGCCGGGATTAACAACTGGCTGAACACATCTAATCGTGTACGTTCTACCGGATAGGTAATCAGCGTCTCACCGCGAAAATCCGCCGCCTCGACAAAGGGTTTCTCAGCCAATGGGTGGCTCTGGGACGCCACAAAAACCGAATTGTAATCGAAGAGTTCGACAAACTCGACGCCCGGCAGTTCTTCGGGATCGGACGACACCACCAGATCAACCTCTTCGCGCAGCAGCGCGGGCAGCGCGTCAAAGGCCAAACCGGGGCGAATATCTACATCTACATCCGGCCAATGGCGGCGGAACTGCTCCAGCACCGGGAAGAGCCATTCGAAACAAGCGTGGCATTCAATGGCGATATGCATCCGCCCCGTGCTGCCCGCCCGCAGGCCCGAGAACTCATCCTGCAACGCCTCGACCTGCGGCAAGACCTGCTGGGCAAGCTTCAACAACCGCTGTCCCGCCGGGGACAGTTTCAACGGTTTTGAGCGCCGTACAAACAACTCGACCCCCGCCTGATCCTCAAGCCCCTTCACTTGGTGACTTAAAGCCGATTGCGTGATATTCATCTGATCCGCCGCGCGGGCCAGCCCGCCCGCCTCGTGGATGGCCTTAATCGTGCGCAGGTGACGGAACTCAATGTGCATGTGAGGCATTACTCATGTTCAAGATGAATGTTATGAGTTTGTCTCACAGCGCTGAATGTGAGACAAGACGTGAAACCGCCAAAAGGATCTCTCGATGACCACCCCTGCTGTTTCCTTCGAAGTCTTCCCGCCCCGCACCGTCGGCGCGGCGTTCAAACTGTGGGATGCGGCTCAGGCGCTGGCCCCACTTGCGCCGCGCTTCTTCTCGGTCACCTATGGCGCGGGCGGCACGACCCGGGATCTGACGCATGATTCGGCCCATGTGCTGCACCGCACCTCCGGCTTGCCGGTCGCCGGGCATTTGACCTGCGTGGGGGCCAGCCGCGCGGAAACCATGGAAGTCGCCGATAAATTCGCCGAAGCGGGTATAAAAGACATCGTCGCCCTGCGCGGCGATCCGCAGGCGGGCACCGACAGATTTGCGCCCCACCCCGAAGGTTTCGCCGATAGCTGCGAATTGATCGAAGCACTGGCCAAAACTGGAAAATTCACCATCCGCGTCGGGGCCTATCCCGATCCGCACCCCGAAGCGGCGGACCAGCAGGCCAACATCGACTGGCTGAAACGCAAGTTCGACGCCGGTGCCGATGAGGCGCTCACCCAGTTCTTCTTTGAAGCCGAGACTTTCCTACGGTTCCGCGATTCCTGCGTGAAGGCAGGGATCGACAAGCCGATCACACCGGGCATCCTGCCGGTGGTCAACTGGACCTCGGCCCGCAAATTCGCCGTCAAATGCGGCACGCCAATCCCGGAATGGGTCGACCAAGCCTATGAAGCGGCGATCCGCGATGACCGTCACGATCTGCTGGCCCAAGCGATGTGCACCGAACTGTGCAGCGAGTTGATCGACGAAGGCGTTGATGCGCTGCATTTCTACACGCTCAACCGCGCCGAGCTGACCCGCGATGTCTGTCGTGCCATTGGCGTGACGCCGCAGGTCGATCTTTCGGACGTCGCGTAAGCAAAACTACAGGTGCGCAGGGGCTTGCCCCTGCCCCCCTCGGGCGTATCCTCCGCAGCAACCATTTGCCGGAGAAGACCATGCCCCGTATCGCCCAAAGCCCTGCCGACCTTCTGTCTCAATCTGAGGCCCTGAAACTTTCGGGGCTGGAATTCATGCAGGCGATCTTGGACGGCACCAACCCCGGTCCGCCCATCGGACAAACCATGGGCTATAGACTGCATTCGGTCGAAGAGGGCCGCATCGTCTTTCGGGGGGCGCCCAGCTTTAGCATGACCAATCCAATGGGCACGGTGCACGGCGGCTGGTACGGCACGCTGCTTGATTCAGCGATGGCCTGCGCTGTGATGACGAAAATCCCGCGCGGATCGGTCTACACCACATTGGAATACAAAATTAACATCCTGCGCGGTCTGCCATTGGGGATGGAGATCGACTGCATCGGTGTCACCGACCACGTTGGCCGCTCCACCGGCATCGCGCATGGGGAAATCCGCGGAGTTGACGATGGCAAGCTCTACGCCACAGGCTCAACCACCTGCATCGTGATGAAGCTGGGCTAAGCCGTTCGGCAACGCGGGGTAAGTCCCCCGCTTTTCCACCCTCA of Sulfitobacter sp. DSM 110093 contains these proteins:
- a CDS encoding GntR family transcriptional regulator — encoded protein: MNQVKSSQAIAETLRADICLNRGTEDGMLHEVALAQRFGVSRTPIRQALQRLAYERMIAVKSGVGSVITPLEDAKRADDIRAAVAIIEAAAKCAPSHPVPPVHFMSIVGILGMMDICELNRAEDFFDIRARLLAALADMIENPILSDAFRAAYWRLIRWTILDLTTAPEHQAAHLRELLQSAARTMKTGTLAEGFAQIAVIEGRLSQPS
- a CDS encoding DUF6476 family protein, whose amino-acid sequence is MDTDNPDEPANLRFLRRMVTVLTVVMIGGVLVLIFVLVTRLSDQGPTMPRSITLPDGSSAQAFTQGRGWYAVVTDADEILIFDQLTGELRQTLAIE
- a CDS encoding methylenetetrahydrofolate reductase, which produces MTTPAVSFEVFPPRTVGAAFKLWDAAQALAPLAPRFFSVTYGAGGTTRDLTHDSAHVLHRTSGLPVAGHLTCVGASRAETMEVADKFAEAGIKDIVALRGDPQAGTDRFAPHPEGFADSCELIEALAKTGKFTIRVGAYPDPHPEAADQQANIDWLKRKFDAGADEALTQFFFEAETFLRFRDSCVKAGIDKPITPGILPVVNWTSARKFAVKCGTPIPEWVDQAYEAAIRDDRHDLLAQAMCTELCSELIDEGVDALHFYTLNRAELTRDVCRAIGVTPQVDLSDVA
- a CDS encoding PaaI family thioesterase; the protein is MPRIAQSPADLLSQSEALKLSGLEFMQAILDGTNPGPPIGQTMGYRLHSVEEGRIVFRGAPSFSMTNPMGTVHGGWYGTLLDSAMACAVMTKIPRGSVYTTLEYKINILRGLPLGMEIDCIGVTDHVGRSTGIAHGEIRGVDDGKLYATGSTTCIVMKLG
- the rpoH gene encoding RNA polymerase sigma factor RpoH → MANYANLPAPTPEGGLNRYMQEIRKFPLLEPEEEYMLAKRWVEEQDTEAAHRMVTSHLRLAAKIAMGYRGYGLPQAEVISEANVGLMQAVKRFDPEKGFRLATYAMWWIRASIQEYILRSWSLVKLGTTSGQKKLFFNLRKAKNKIGALEEGDLRPENVSEIATQLGVTEAEVVSMNRRMSGGDASLNATVGSEGEGTMQWQDWLEDEDADQAGDYAERDELETRREMLAEALDVLNDREKDILTQRRLSDETVTLEDLSSQYDVSRERIRQIEVRAFEKLQKRMRDLAKEKGMMAAS
- a CDS encoding RluA family pseudouridine synthase; translation: MSHRRIDFILGDSPPARLDKALARDVPEEANLSRTRLGRLIEEGAVTVDGAVVQDPRAKVAEGQVVHISVEEAAESHILPEDIPLSVVFEDDDLIVIDKPAGMVVHPAPGSPSGTLVNALLAHCGDDLSGVGGMKRPGIVHRIDKDTTGLLVVAKSDAAHHGLAAQFEKHTVERYYQTLVYGVPDANDPRLRGVKGASFEAGNILRMTTQLARHKTDRQRQAVLFQGGRHAVTRARTIERFGTPSVLALLECWLETGRTHQIRVHMSHAGHGLVGDATYGGRRKLAKAALPEATADAIRAFPRQALHAAVLGFEHPVTGENLRFEAPLPPDMAALLDMLREGPSDPSA
- a CDS encoding LysR family transcriptional regulator translates to MHIEFRHLRTIKAIHEAGGLARAADQMNITQSALSHQVKGLEDQAGVELFVRRSKPLKLSPAGQRLLKLAQQVLPQVEALQDEFSGLRAGSTGRMHIAIECHACFEWLFPVLEQFRRHWPDVDVDIRPGLAFDALPALLREEVDLVVSSDPEELPGVEFVELFDYNSVFVASQSHPLAEKPFVEAADFRGETLITYPVERTRLDVFSQLLIPAKVEPAAIRQVELTAVILLLVASNRGVSVLPDWVVREVKYSSDYVTRPLTAQGITRRLYAAVRKDDLGKPFMNELLKLAGQEARKLQQA
- a CDS encoding inositol monophosphatase family protein: MIGSANLNIMIKAARKAGRALVKDFREVENLQVSVKGAGDFVTKADIGAEKIIKDDLMGARPTYGWLAEEGGEEEGQDPTRRWIVDPLDGTTNFLHGLPHWAVSIALEHKGEIVAGVVFDPAKDEMFFAEKGTGAWMNESRLRVSGRHRMIESIFATGLPFGGRADLPETLKDLGRLLPVCAGVRRWGAASLDLAYVASGRYDGFWERRLKPWDVAAGMLIVKEAGGLVEAIRPERNILQHGEIICSNEPIYSTFAKTIRG
- a CDS encoding NADP-dependent oxidoreductase; its protein translation is MPDQMQKIVLASRPDGAPTPENFRLESADLPQPGDGEILVEVHYMSLDPYMRGRMDDAKSYAAPVPIGGLMEGGSVGKVIASNDPSFAVGDFAFGAFGWATHGVAPAKQCQKVDADGVPITASLGVLGMPGLTGWYGLNDIGQPKEGETLVVAAATGPVGSIVGQLAKAKGLRTVGIAGGAEKCEIATRDFGFDVCLDHRAYDDAKSLRAALKEAAPNGIDIYYENVGGKVLDAVLPLMNAHGRIPLCGMIAWYNAGGLGADAEGAGLTAPRLWRTLLVNFLTVRGFIIANHWDKMPEFHREVAPMVADGRVKVKEDITEGLENAPQAFIDMLNGGNTGKAIVKVN